One Gossypium hirsutum isolate 1008001.06 chromosome A11, Gossypium_hirsutum_v2.1, whole genome shotgun sequence genomic window carries:
- the LOC107890788 gene encoding probable Histone-lysine N-methyltransferase ATXR5 isoform X1, with product MAPATIMAGARRLVSSRRRTEAPRRRPSPSTPPKKLRPMSEIMARAKYAVVERADYSDIICEQCGSGERPGELLLCDKCDKGFHMRCLRPIVVRIPIGSWLCPKCSGHRRVRTFSQKRIIDFFKIQKSGDGKKKCNLNQDTRKRRRRPLVLLKKRRRLLPFIPSEDPNQRLKQMGTLASALTAMQMEFSDDLTYSSDMAPRSANQAKFENGGMQVLSREDMETLELCRSMSRRGECPPFIVVFDSCEGYIYHEIVCTAAVMLLNCVFSIFILIMWCSYTVEADAQIKDMTFIAEYTGDVDYIKNHENDDCDSMMTLLLATNPSESLVICPDKRGNIARFINGINNHTPEGKKKQNCKCVRYSVNGECRVLLVATRDIAKGERLYYDYNGYEHEYPTHHFV from the exons ATGGCTCCAGCCACCATCATGGCGGGGGCTCGGCGTCTTGTCAGCTCCCGCCGCCGAACCGAGGCACCTCGACGGCGTCCGTCTCCTTCCACGCCGCCGAAGAAGCTGAGACCAATGTCTGAGATAATGGCGCGTGCGAAATACGCTGTGGTGGAGCGAGCTGACTACAGCGACATCATCTGCGAACAATGTGGCTCCGGTGAACGTCCCGGAGAGCTTCTCCTTTGTGATAAATGCGATAAAGGCTTCCACATGAGATGCCTTAGACCAATCGTGGTTCGTATTCCTATTGGATCCTGGCTTTGCCCCAAATGCTCTGGCCATAGGCGAGTAAGAA cTTTTTCGCAGAAAAGGATAATTGATTTCTTCAAGATTCAGAAGAGTGGTGATGGGAAAAAGAAATGCAATTTGAATCAAG ATACTAGAAAGCGTCGCCGGCGTCCTTTGGTGTTGCTAAAGAAAAGAAGGAGACTGTTGCCCTTTATACCATCTGAAGATCCTAACCAACGTTTGAAACAAATGGGCACCCTTGCTTCTGCTTTAACAGCAATGCAGATGGAATTCAGTGATGATCTAACCTACTCTTCTGACATGGCCCCTAGATCTGCCAATCAGGCCAAGTTTGAAAATGGTGGCATGCAG GTTCTTTCGAGGGAAGATATGGAGACCTTGGAACTCTGCAGATCTATGAGTAGGAGAGGCGAATGTCCTCCCTTTATAGTAGTTTTTGATTCATGTGAAGGGTACATTTATCATGAGATAGTTTGTACTGCTGCAGTTATGTTACTTAACTGcgtatttagtatttttattttaatcatgtgGTGCAGTTATACAGTAGAAGCAGATGCACAGATAAAGGACATGACTTTCATTGCAGAATACACAGGGGATGTCGATTACATTAAGAACCATGAAAATGATGACTGTGATAGCATGATGACCCTTCTTTTAGCAACAAACCCATCTGAAAGTCTTGTAATCTGCCCTGATAAACGTGGAAACATTGCTCGCTTTATCAATGGCATTAATAATCATACACC GGAAGGTAAGAAGAAGCAGAACTGTAAATGTGTGAGGTACAGTGTAAATGGTGAATGTCGGGTCCTTCTGGTTGCCACACGTGATATTGCTAAGGGAGAGAGgctttattatgattataatggGTATGAGCATGAATACCCTACTCACCATTTTGTCTGA
- the LOC107890788 gene encoding probable Histone-lysine N-methyltransferase ATXR5 isoform X2, which translates to MAPATIMAGARRLVSSRRRTEAPRRRPSPSTPPKKLRPMSEIMARAKYAVVERADYSDIICEQCGSGERPGELLLCDKCDKGFHMRCLRPIVVRIPIGSWLCPKCSGHRRVRTFSQKRIIDFFKIQKSGDGKKKCNLNQDTRKRRRRPLVLLKKRRRLLPFIPSEDPNQRLKQMGTLASALTAMQMEFSDDLTYSSDMAPRSANQAKFENGGMQVLSREDMETLELCRSMSRRGECPPFIVVFDSCEGYTVEADAQIKDMTFIAEYTGDVDYIKNHENDDCDSMMTLLLATNPSESLVICPDKRGNIARFINGINNHTPEGKKKQNCKCVRYSVNGECRVLLVATRDIAKGERLYYDYNGYEHEYPTHHFV; encoded by the exons ATGGCTCCAGCCACCATCATGGCGGGGGCTCGGCGTCTTGTCAGCTCCCGCCGCCGAACCGAGGCACCTCGACGGCGTCCGTCTCCTTCCACGCCGCCGAAGAAGCTGAGACCAATGTCTGAGATAATGGCGCGTGCGAAATACGCTGTGGTGGAGCGAGCTGACTACAGCGACATCATCTGCGAACAATGTGGCTCCGGTGAACGTCCCGGAGAGCTTCTCCTTTGTGATAAATGCGATAAAGGCTTCCACATGAGATGCCTTAGACCAATCGTGGTTCGTATTCCTATTGGATCCTGGCTTTGCCCCAAATGCTCTGGCCATAGGCGAGTAAGAA cTTTTTCGCAGAAAAGGATAATTGATTTCTTCAAGATTCAGAAGAGTGGTGATGGGAAAAAGAAATGCAATTTGAATCAAG ATACTAGAAAGCGTCGCCGGCGTCCTTTGGTGTTGCTAAAGAAAAGAAGGAGACTGTTGCCCTTTATACCATCTGAAGATCCTAACCAACGTTTGAAACAAATGGGCACCCTTGCTTCTGCTTTAACAGCAATGCAGATGGAATTCAGTGATGATCTAACCTACTCTTCTGACATGGCCCCTAGATCTGCCAATCAGGCCAAGTTTGAAAATGGTGGCATGCAG GTTCTTTCGAGGGAAGATATGGAGACCTTGGAACTCTGCAGATCTATGAGTAGGAGAGGCGAATGTCCTCCCTTTATAGTAGTTTTTGATTCATGTGAAGG TTATACAGTAGAAGCAGATGCACAGATAAAGGACATGACTTTCATTGCAGAATACACAGGGGATGTCGATTACATTAAGAACCATGAAAATGATGACTGTGATAGCATGATGACCCTTCTTTTAGCAACAAACCCATCTGAAAGTCTTGTAATCTGCCCTGATAAACGTGGAAACATTGCTCGCTTTATCAATGGCATTAATAATCATACACC GGAAGGTAAGAAGAAGCAGAACTGTAAATGTGTGAGGTACAGTGTAAATGGTGAATGTCGGGTCCTTCTGGTTGCCACACGTGATATTGCTAAGGGAGAGAGgctttattatgattataatggGTATGAGCATGAATACCCTACTCACCATTTTGTCTGA